The following DNA comes from Paenibacillus crassostreae.
TCCGCTTCACTTACAATGCAACGTGGAGAAGATGAACCAGAGGTAATATCACATGAATGCAACTTGAAGGATCTGCAATTGATAAAAGTTAGTGGAAGCTCGTTCTACGGTTTTGTGCAAGATGAATATACAACATTGCCAGAGAGTTATGATCGACCGCTATATATTTTCTTGAATATTGATTGGACTTACAGCGATGTCCAACATGCGCTTGATGGGGATGCTGGACAATATGTAGCCGTGGAACAGGTAAGGGATATTGCTCATAGTGCTTTTCATGAGCTTAGCAGTCCATCGATTCAATCACTTATATATCAGATTGGGATAAGAGTACTGACGCGTTTTCCGCAATTAGCTACGGTCTCTTTCGAGTCAAACAACCGTACGTGGGAGACGATTGTTGAGCCAACAGAAGGAAAAGGGGGAGTGTTTACAGAACCTCGTCCACCTTACGGATTCCAAGGCTTCTCTGTGAGTCGTGCAGATCTAGCGGAAGCTACAGGGACGTTAGTATGAATGGACGGTTAACGACTCATGTGCTTGATCTGTC
Coding sequences within:
- the pucL gene encoding factor-independent urate hydroxylase, which codes for MLEPINGRTMFYGKHDVLTYRTYAKPLLVSPISESSFTGCDNIIFAHNISFAVTGEAFLTSFSQGDNSMVVATDSMKNFILRNSADYTGSTTEGLLQLLSSRFMDRYNHVTSISITAHRIPFEQVMVPCSEGLKQSQLVLRHSNNESYSASLTMQRGEDEPEVISHECNLKDLQLIKVSGSSFYGFVQDEYTTLPESYDRPLYIFLNIDWTYSDVQHALDGDAGQYVAVEQVRDIAHSAFHELSSPSIQSLIYQIGIRVLTRFPQLATVSFESNNRTWETIVEPTEGKGGVFTEPRPPYGFQGFSVSRADLAEATGTLV